A single region of the Leptothrix cholodnii SP-6 genome encodes:
- the pedF gene encoding cytochrome c-550 PedF codes for MACAAVGTLASAHGDVTPQSVDTSSLPQLGADWRPENPYRAHEDAIKIGSSAYNQNCARCHGLEAISGGIAPDLRKLDNDCSNVKIAAKKAACVKEIDDYYATSVRRGKTRNGAVYMPPFEGILSQEAVWSIKAYLETRREKTAVN; via the coding sequence ATGGCCTGCGCAGCCGTCGGCACCCTGGCGTCGGCACACGGTGACGTGACCCCTCAGTCGGTGGACACCAGCAGCCTGCCGCAACTGGGCGCCGACTGGCGGCCCGAGAACCCCTACCGCGCCCACGAGGACGCGATCAAGATCGGCAGCTCGGCCTACAACCAGAACTGCGCCCGCTGCCACGGCCTGGAAGCGATCTCGGGCGGCATCGCGCCGGATCTGCGCAAGCTCGACAACGACTGCTCCAACGTGAAGATCGCCGCCAAGAAGGCCGCCTGCGTGAAGGAGATCGACGACTACTACGCCACCAGCGTGCGGCGCGGCAAGACCCGCAACGGCGCGGTCTACATGCCCCCGTTCGAAGGCATCCTGAGCCAGGAGGCGGTCTGGTCGATCAAGGCCTACCTCGAGACCCGGCGCGAAAAAACCGCTGTAAATTGA
- a CDS encoding sigma-54-dependent Fis family transcriptional regulator codes for MATSYLPHSASNRGRQQADDARRPIASALPLGEAHVERIDESHERCQAFGLSRIERPDFSPMGRSDLGVVRDRNQRLYVHAAPVMEMLYEQIVNSQNMVVLTDATGTIIHSIGDDDFLSRASKVALQPGANWSESSKGTNGIGTALIEETPTLVHADEHFLHANHFLTCSAAPILDPRGNILGVLDVSGDQRSYHQHTMGLVKMSARMIENHWLSDDYRNVMRLHFHSRVEFIGTLMEGILAVSQDGKLVGANRGALEQLGLSGAALRMHTLTSLFGTTVPALVDRFRSPLAAPLSVEAGSGRQFHVYARFSWPVWHNADPSVRDEPVQPAVERSTDRVSERAGERPAAPAPSASAAEPRQAAGQGSREGLASLTTGDAAVGTLVDKIRRVLNRDIPILILGETGTGKELLARAIHQDSERAKQPFVAVNCASIPDTLIEAELFGYEEGAFTGARRKGAVGRIVQANGGTLFLDEIGDMPLALQAHLLRVLQERQVTPLGSGKAVAVDVTLVCATHRNLREMIEQKTFREDLYYRLNGLAVRLPALRERSDLMALVDRILERECPRRRLQLSAEVVKLFQGYHWPGNVRQLFNVLRTACVMAAGDSQVTRDHLSDDFIEDAGRALDSRAAAAAAVAAEPAAALPSAYVAPQPAAAVPAERSPQTGAGAATGRADPAASRQAEPIAGAPDWLVPRPVAAAPAAADEPSRSLEDIELQSIRLAVEAAGGNISVAAKRLGISRNTIYRKLRWNTPR; via the coding sequence ATGGCCACAAGTTATCTGCCGCACTCGGCCAGCAACCGCGGGCGTCAGCAAGCCGACGACGCGCGGCGGCCGATCGCCTCGGCCTTGCCGCTCGGCGAGGCGCACGTGGAGCGCATCGACGAGTCGCACGAACGCTGCCAGGCCTTCGGCCTGTCGCGCATCGAACGGCCCGATTTCTCGCCGATGGGCCGCTCCGACCTCGGCGTCGTGCGCGATCGCAACCAGCGCCTGTACGTGCATGCCGCGCCGGTGATGGAGATGCTCTACGAGCAGATCGTCAACAGCCAGAACATGGTGGTGCTGACCGATGCCACCGGCACCATCATCCACTCGATCGGCGACGACGACTTCCTCAGCCGCGCCTCCAAGGTGGCGCTGCAGCCGGGCGCCAACTGGTCGGAGTCGAGCAAGGGCACCAACGGCATCGGCACCGCGCTGATCGAGGAAACCCCCACGCTCGTGCATGCCGACGAGCACTTCCTGCATGCCAACCACTTCCTGACCTGCTCGGCCGCGCCGATCCTCGACCCGCGCGGCAACATCCTCGGCGTGCTCGACGTCTCCGGCGACCAGCGCAGCTACCACCAGCACACGATGGGGCTGGTGAAGATGTCGGCGCGCATGATCGAGAACCACTGGCTCAGCGACGACTACCGCAACGTCATGCGGCTGCATTTCCACAGCCGCGTCGAGTTCATCGGCACGCTGATGGAGGGCATCCTCGCGGTCAGCCAGGACGGCAAGCTGGTCGGCGCCAACCGCGGCGCGCTCGAGCAGCTCGGCCTGAGCGGCGCGGCGCTGCGCATGCACACGCTGACCTCGCTGTTCGGCACCACGGTGCCGGCGCTGGTCGACCGCTTCCGCTCGCCGCTGGCCGCGCCGCTGTCGGTGGAGGCCGGCAGCGGGCGCCAGTTCCACGTCTATGCTCGCTTCAGCTGGCCGGTCTGGCACAACGCCGATCCGTCGGTGCGCGACGAGCCTGTGCAGCCGGCCGTCGAGCGCAGCACCGATCGCGTGAGCGAGCGTGCCGGCGAACGCCCGGCTGCCCCGGCGCCGAGCGCCTCCGCGGCCGAGCCGCGCCAGGCCGCCGGCCAGGGCTCGCGCGAGGGCCTGGCCAGCCTGACCACCGGCGACGCGGCGGTCGGCACGCTGGTCGACAAGATCCGGCGCGTGCTCAACCGCGACATCCCGATCCTGATCCTGGGCGAGACCGGCACCGGCAAGGAGCTGCTGGCGCGCGCCATCCACCAGGATTCGGAGCGCGCCAAGCAGCCGTTCGTGGCGGTCAACTGCGCCTCGATCCCCGACACGCTGATCGAGGCCGAGCTGTTCGGCTACGAGGAGGGCGCCTTCACCGGCGCGCGCCGCAAGGGCGCGGTCGGGCGCATCGTGCAGGCCAACGGCGGCACGCTGTTCCTCGACGAGATCGGCGACATGCCGCTGGCCCTGCAGGCGCATCTGCTGCGGGTGCTGCAGGAGCGCCAGGTCACGCCGCTGGGCAGCGGCAAGGCGGTGGCGGTGGACGTGACGCTGGTCTGCGCCACCCACCGCAACCTGCGCGAGATGATCGAGCAGAAGACCTTCCGCGAGGATCTCTACTACCGCCTCAACGGCCTGGCCGTGCGGCTGCCGGCGCTGCGCGAGCGCAGCGACCTGATGGCGCTGGTCGACCGCATCCTCGAGCGCGAATGTCCGCGCCGCCGACTGCAGCTCAGCGCCGAGGTGGTCAAGCTGTTCCAGGGCTACCACTGGCCGGGCAACGTGCGCCAGCTCTTCAATGTGCTGCGCACCGCCTGCGTGATGGCCGCCGGCGACAGCCAGGTCACGCGCGATCACCTGTCCGACGACTTCATCGAGGACGCCGGCCGGGCGCTCGACTCGCGCGCCGCGGCCGCTGCGGCGGTCGCCGCCGAACCGGCCGCTGCGTTGCCGTCGGCGTACGTGGCCCCGCAGCCCGCTGCCGCGGTGCCGGCCGAGCGCTCGCCGCAGACGGGCGCGGGCGCCGCGACCGGCCGGGCCGATCCGGCGGCTTCGCGCCAGGCCGAGCCCATCGCCGGGGCGCCCGACTGGCTGGTGCCACGCCCGGTGGCTGCCGCGCCGGCGGCGGCCGACGAGCCCTCGCGCTCGCTCGAGGACATCGAGCTGCAGAGCATCCGGCTGGCAGTCGAGGCGGCCGGCGGCAACATCTCGGTGGCGGCCAAGCGGCTGGGCATCAGCCGCAACACGATCTACCGCAAGCTGCGCTGGAACACGCCGCGTTGA